Part of the Pseudarthrobacter sp. NBSH8 genome is shown below.
CCCGTTGCGTTGCCCCGATCACCACCGTGCCGTTCCCTCTGGGAACGATGTAGACCGGCACGCCATGGACTATTCCGCGGACTGTCGAGGTGAGGAGCGGGCGCAGGTGCTGCGGCACAGCAAGTCGAAGGATGTCACCGTAGACGGGCCGCAGGGGCAGGTACAGCCCAACCGGCAGGCCTTCCAGCGAGGCCGCCTGCAATCCGTTGGCCACGATAGTCTCGCCGGCCTGGACTATTCCGCCGTCGGCGAGCGCCACGCCGCTGACGCGGCCGTCCTCCCAAAGAACGGCAGCGGCCCGCTGGTCAACGGCGAATCCCCCGCGGGCACCTGCCACGGCGGTTTCTGTTCCCGGTTCATGGAGGGCCAGGACTTCCTGGAGGCACGCCACCAGCCTCCGTGGATCCACCTGGTGGTCTGCGGGGATGTCCAGGGCACAGGAGATGGCCGGGCTGAGCAGGGATTCCCTGGATCTGGCCTCACGGACAGTCAGGGGTTCCACCACCAGGCCGCTGGCCTGCTGCACGGCCCGGAGGTCCATCAGCGCCCTGCGGTCCGCGGCGTCCGCGCCGATGGCGAGGGTCGGCGTCGTCAGGTATCCGGTCTCGCCAGCCCCTGCCAGAGCAAGGTCTGCCGCGAAGGCGGGCCACAGGCCGGAGGATGTAAGCATCAGCGCCAGGAGGTCTTCCTCCTGATAGTGGAGTTCGCTTACAGGGGCCAGCATGCCGGCGGCTGCCCAGGTGGCGCCTCTCCCGGGCGCGTCATCGATCAGCACAACGGAACGGCCGGATCGCCGGGCCTCCCAGGCTATGGCGTGGCCGATGACTCCACCGCCGATGACCGCCACGTCGGCGTGCAGCACGGAGTCCGGTCGGGCTGATGCAGTCTCAGGCGGGCTGCTTATTGCGGGGGGCATATGGTTCCTTCCCTACGCCGGTACTAGCCGGATCAGGTCAAGCGGTCGGCTCTGACGCCCTCTCAGCCCGGCCGCTTTGTGACGGCTGCAACGGGCTCCCGCAGTACTCGCCCAGTTTAGGGGAATTAGGCTGGTTTCCATGAACGCGCAATCCTTCGCCGCTGCAGGCACGCCCTCCGCCAGCTCTTCCACCCCCGAATCCTTGATCGCAACAGACCCCACCGGCGGCACAGGCCCGGGCCTCCCGCACAGCGCCCGGCTGTACCTATGCACAGACTCACGCCGTGACCGGGGCGACTTTGGCGAGTTTGTGGACGCGGCTTTTGCCGGCGGCGTCGACATCATCCAGCTCCGCGACAAGGCGATCGAGGCGGCGGAGGAGCTGGAGCTGCTGGCCGTGCTTCAGGCCGCGGCCGAACGCCACGGAAAGCTATGGGCCGTCAATGACCGCGCCGATGTCGCTATGCTGTCCGGCGCCCCCGTCTTCCACATCGGGCAAAAAGACCTGCCGGTCGCTTCCGCCCGCGCCCTGCTTGGGGCACCCACAGCGATCGGGCTGTCCACGCACACCGCCGAACAGATCGAAGGCGCCATCCGGCTGTCCGGCGGGCTGACGTCCGAACGCGGCCTGGACTACTTCTGCGTCGGACCGGTCTGGGCCACTCCCACCAAGCCCGGCCGGGCCGCCGTCGGCCTTGAGCTGGTGCGGTACGCTGCCGAAGCAGTCCGCGCTGCCGGTGGCGCCCAGGCCACGCTGCCCTGGTTTGCCATCGGAGGCATCGATCTTGGCAACGTGGAGCAGGTGGTGGAGGCCGGTGCCGGCAGGATTGTGGTGGTGCGCGCCATCACCGAGGCCCCCGATCCCGCAGCGGCTGCCGCAGCACTCGTGGCGGCCCTGAACGCAGGCGCATCCTGACAATCCCACGCGTGGCGGACCGTGGGCGTGCACGATCCATGAAAATCGGGCTAACCTGATTTTCGTGTCACATCATCGGTTGGCCCCCAACGTCCACGAGCAGACCAACGAGCTCGCGGCGGCACTGAGCGCCCTGCGGACCGAGCTGGAACTGCCCGGACCCTACCCGGCGGAGGCGGTCCGGGACGCGGAAGCGGCAGTGGCCGCACACGAGTTGCCAGGCGCTGACCTGACAGACGTGGACTTCCTCACCATCGATCCGGCGTCCTCCACTGACCTGGACCAGGCGCTATTCATCGAGCGCGCGGACGATGGCTACCGCGTGCTTTATGCCATCGCTGACGTGCCGTCCTTTGTCCGCCCCGGCGGCATGCTGGATGCAGAGACCCGGCGCCGCGGCCAAACGTTCTACGCCCCGGACGGCCGGATCCCGCTGCACCCGGAGGTCATCAGCGAAGGAGCCGGCAGCCTCCTGGCCGGGCAGCTTTGTTCCGCCTACGTGTGGGAGTTCGAGCTGGACGACACCGCACAGATCTCCACGGTGAGTGTCCGCAGGGCCACCATCCGCAGCAGGGCCAAGCTGAGCTACAAGGGAGTCCAGGCCGAACTGGACGCCGGGACGCCAGGTCCCGTGCTGCAGCTCCTGAAGGAAGTGGGGCTCAAACGGGTTGAACTGGAGCGGCAACGTGGCGGCGCCAGCCTGAACATGCCCGAGCAGGAAATCGTGCAACTGCCCGACGGCGGCTACCGGATTGCCGCGGCACCGCAGCTTCCGGTGGAGGACTGGAACGCCCAGATTTCCCTGATGACCGGAATGGCGGCAGCGAACCTGATGTTGGCGGGAAAGGTGGGCATCTTGCGCACCATGCCGGCGCCGGACGAGCGCTCCCTGCGTCACTTCCGCCTCCAGACCGAGGCATTGGGCAAGCCCTGGGACGGCAAAATCAGTTACGGCGAATACCTCCGCAGCCTTGATCCGACAGAGCCCCGGCAACTGGCCATCCTGCACTCGGCCGGAATGCTGTTCCGCGGCGCCAGCTACACGGCGTTTGACGGCACCGTCCCGGACGACGCCGTCCAGTCCGCCATCGGCGCCGCCTATGCCCACACCACAGCACCGCTCCGGCGCCTCATCGACCGCTTCGTGCTGGTGATC
Proteins encoded:
- the thiO gene encoding glycine oxidase ThiO — translated: MPPAISSPPETASARPDSVLHADVAVIGGGVIGHAIAWEARRSGRSVVLIDDAPGRGATWAAAGMLAPVSELHYQEEDLLALMLTSSGLWPAFAADLALAGAGETGYLTTPTLAIGADAADRRALMDLRAVQQASGLVVEPLTVREARSRESLLSPAISCALDIPADHQVDPRRLVACLQEVLALHEPGTETAVAGARGGFAVDQRAAAVLWEDGRVSGVALADGGIVQAGETIVANGLQAASLEGLPVGLYLPLRPVYGDILRLAVPQHLRPLLTSTVRGIVHGVPVYIVPRGNGTVVIGATQREDALAGTGDGAVSAGGVYQLLRDAQVLVPAVSELELLECTARARPATPDNAPLLGRVPVSAPGTGNQESLGNIAGLIVATGFFRHGVLLAPAAAAICRDLLDGRTDPRWGVLNPARFSSQHRIAGTQSPPKDISIMKDLDPQKESA
- the thiE gene encoding thiamine phosphate synthase, whose amino-acid sequence is MNAQSFAAAGTPSASSSTPESLIATDPTGGTGPGLPHSARLYLCTDSRRDRGDFGEFVDAAFAGGVDIIQLRDKAIEAAEELELLAVLQAAAERHGKLWAVNDRADVAMLSGAPVFHIGQKDLPVASARALLGAPTAIGLSTHTAEQIEGAIRLSGGLTSERGLDYFCVGPVWATPTKPGRAAVGLELVRYAAEAVRAAGGAQATLPWFAIGGIDLGNVEQVVEAGAGRIVVVRAITEAPDPAAAAAALVAALNAGAS
- a CDS encoding RNB domain-containing ribonuclease — its product is MSHHRLAPNVHEQTNELAAALSALRTELELPGPYPAEAVRDAEAAVAAHELPGADLTDVDFLTIDPASSTDLDQALFIERADDGYRVLYAIADVPSFVRPGGMLDAETRRRGQTFYAPDGRIPLHPEVISEGAGSLLAGQLCSAYVWEFELDDTAQISTVSVRRATIRSRAKLSYKGVQAELDAGTPGPVLQLLKEVGLKRVELERQRGGASLNMPEQEIVQLPDGGYRIAAAPQLPVEDWNAQISLMTGMAAANLMLAGKVGILRTMPAPDERSLRHFRLQTEALGKPWDGKISYGEYLRSLDPTEPRQLAILHSAGMLFRGASYTAFDGTVPDDAVQSAIGAAYAHTTAPLRRLIDRFVLVICEALSNGKPVPDWAREALPSLPEIMAGSDQLASRMERMALDTVEAALLVNHVGQEFEAIVISGSKPQKDNGNGKNGNGARNGAAKNGNGPSGVIQIAEPAVTARCAGDLESGTKVRVRLISSDIAAREVHFELLA